The Triticum urartu cultivar G1812 chromosome 6, Tu2.1, whole genome shotgun sequence genome includes the window TAAATTGCTGGTGTTAAGAGGAGGCGGGGACCACCCCCATTGAAAATCAGGTGGGCAGAGAATTAGGAAAGGAAGGTTATACGCACTCGCAGTCTCTTCGTAGTCCTTCGTAGGTGTAGGATTATTGAAagagggcaaagaagcccaattCATCAACAAGCAAATGCGCGCGGGCGCGGCCATGTCGGCGGACCCCCAGCTCCTTGCGGCGGCTGTGGAGGCCGCGATCGCCTCGCGCTCCCCACGGCTCGGCCGTGCCGCGCACGCGCGCGCGCTCAGGCTGCTATCGCCGGGCATCCCGCCCTTCATCTGCGCGCACCTTGTCAACCTCTATTCCAAGCtcgacctccccgcggccgccgcctccgccctcGCCTCCGACCCCAGCCCCACCGTCGTGTCATTCACGGCCTTCATCTCCGGCGCCGCGCAGCACGCGCGCCCGCTCCACGCCCTCTCCGCCTTCGCCGCCATGCTCCGCCTCGGCCTCCGCCCCAACGACTTCACCTTCCCCTCCGCGTTCAAGGCCGCCGCCTCCGCGCCCCCTcgctccgccgccggcccgcagATACACGCGCTCGCCATTAGGTTCGGCTACCTCCCCGCCGACGCCTTCGTCTCGTGCGCCGCGCTGGACATGTACTTCAAGACCGGCCGCCTCGGCCTGGCCCGCCGCCTGTTCGAGGAAATGCCTAACAGAAACGTGGTGGCGTGGAACGCGGTGATGACCAACGCCGTGCTCGCCGGCCGGCCCCTCGAGACGGTCCAAGCTTACTTTGGGCTCCGGGAGGCTGGTGGGATGCCGAATGTTGTCTCGGTCTGTGCGTTCTTCAACGCGTGCGCCGGGGCGATGCTCCTGTTGCCTGGGGCCCAATTCCATGGGTTCGTGGTGAAGTGCGGTTTTGACATGGATGTCTCGGTGTCGAATGCGATGGTTGATTTCTATGGGAAGTGCCGATGCGCGGAGAAGGCAAAGATGGTGTTTGATGCGATGAGAGTCAGGAACAGTGTATCATGGTGTTCCATGGTTGTTGCATATGCACAGAACGGGGCAGAGGAGGATGCTTTTGCTGTGTACCTGGGTGCGAGGAGGGCGGGGGAAGAGCCGACTGACTTCATGGTCTCCAGCGTGCTCACTACATGCGCAGGCCTGCTAGGCCTTGACCTTGGGCGTGCTCTGCATGCAGTTGCTGTTCGCTCTTGCATCGATGCAAACATCTTTGTTGCAAGTGCATTGGTTGACATGTACGGCAAGTGCGGGGGTGTTGAAGATGCTCACCATGTCTTTGTCGATATGCCACAGCGGAATCTTGTCACATGGAATGCGATGATTGGAGGGCATGCTAACATCGGTGATGCTATAAACGCACTTGCAGTGTTCAGTGATATGATAGCGAGTGGAGAGACAGCACCTAACTACATCACACTTGTAAATGTGATCACAGCCTGCAGTAGAGGAGGTTTGACCAAGGAAGGCTATGAGCTGTTTGAGACAATGAGGGAGAGGTTTGGGATAGAACCACGGACTGAGCACTATGCTTGCGTGGTTGACTTGCTTGGGCGTGCAGGAATGGAAGAGCAAGCTTATGAGATTATACAGAGGATGCCAATGAGACCTTCCATTTCTCTCTGGGGAGCACTACTTGGGGCATGCAAGATGCATGGGAAGACAGAGCTGGGAAGGATTGCAGCTGAGAAGTTGTTTGAACTTGACCCTCAGGACTCTGGCAATCACGTGCTGCTCTCAAACATGCTCGCATCAGCTGGCAGGTAAAATTAACTACCTTACTCATACTGAATTTCTCTTACGGGTTCGTGGTGATATTTACCCTTTGGGAAATACTGCCATATATCAATGCCTGAAAGAGTTCGCCTCAAAATTAACAATCCCACATATCAGTGTGAAGTGTCGTAACTTGTCAGTAGATCGCATGTATTCTTCATGGCATTAACTCTAGAACACATTGAACTATCTTTTCTTATCTCTTGGCCTATTCGAGCATCCACGATGTGTATGCATGCCGCTAAGCTCTCTCTGTCTCTATCTCCTCTTGGAGGCAGCCTCTATACACTGCAGACTGCTGCCTCTAACCAAAAAACGCTAGCATCACCTCCTAGCTTGCAAGCTGCCATCATCAACTAAAATAACAGAGCTGGCCCTGTTCGGTTGCTGGGTGTGGACATCTGCAACGTTCTCATGTTAACCGAAGCACTATGTTTTGGAAATAACAAAACAATATTTTAATACCTTTTTAAACATTTCATGAGATATCTGCCAGATTATGACATTCTTTGGAACTTAATTTAGCCGTAGAATCAATGCATTAACACACAATTCATACTGTTGATTTTATGTGTCTTCTGAACTTGTCCAGGTGGGCAGAAGCAACTTATGTGAGGAAGGAGATGAAAGATGTCGGAATCAAGAAAGACCCAGGGTGTAGCTGGATCACTTGGAAAAATGGTGTGCATGTTTTCCATGCCAAGGACACCAAACATGAGATGAATAGCGAGATCCGGGCATTACTGGCCAAGCTTAAAAAACAAATGCAAGCTTCTGGGTACATGCCAGACACACAATATTCACTTTATGATCTTGAGGAAGAAGAGAAAGAATCAGAGGTGTTTCAACATAGTGAGAAGCTTGCCCTGGCCTATGGACTCATTCACATTCCGCCTGGTGTACCTATAAGGATCACAAAGAACTTGAGAATATGTGTGGATTGTCACCGAGCTTTCAAGTTTATATCTGGTATTGTTGATAGGGAGATAATTGTGAGGGACAATAATAGGTTTCATCACTTCAAACAATATGAATGTTCATGCAAGGATTACTGGTGAAAACTCTGTCCATGTGATACAGAAAAGGTATGCAACATCAGTTCCTGTAGGATAGTTGCATGAGATTATAAATTATTTCTCCAGAAGGATGATGTTTTAGCTCACTTCTTTATGTATTGTATATTACTCCCTTTGTTTGAACTTTCAAAGAAAATATAGAGGTCAATTGAGGAATAGATCTCAGTGTTACTACAAATATCCAGCATAACTACAGTAGAAAACCCTCAAGTTACCAATGCATGTTTTTGTGTTACTATTATAGTTGCAGCATCGAGAGAACTACTTGGACAAATTCTTCAAACAGCAGGTAATTATTATGTTTCTTGTTCAAAAACAAGGACAAGCGCTCCTTTTCTCAATTTGAAAACTAATGTTCACCTATATTGGTGGTTCATTAAAAATGGCACCTACTGTATTAAAGGATGACATCAACTTTGTTGTGATTCCATTTTGTTGATCCACTTTTGTTGTCTGAATATGGTTGTGAAGTACCTCTCTCCCTTGCTTTATCTGACGAAAATGGCCTATAAATGAGTTTTTCTCTGATTTGGTTTACTGTAACTAATTTATGAAGCAGGAAGAAACAGCGGAGAAGATCAAGAGCTGGGTGAGGATGGCCACGAACAACCTCATCGGCTCCATCATCTCTGCCGACACCGACCTCGACCTCGTGCTTGTCCATGCAGTCTACTTCAAGGCCAAGTGGTGTGGTGCAGTATGTTCGAGACACATTGGATGAGGCTGGGCACGTTCACTGGCTGGATGCCGCCGCGTTTGATGCACAGGTCATGTGGAAGCTCATGTATGACGCGCACCCATGAACGGGTTCAAGGTGCTGCGGCCGGCGAGGCTTCATCTGACGCGGACAACACACATCACACCCAAGACGGCAGCCGCCAACTGTTGGGCTGCCCAAATTCAAGGTAAACTTGAAATGGGACCTCCATCTGCTTGGGCTCACGCTACCGTTCTTGCCAGAGTCAGACGACCTGCCGAGCATGTGCCAATGTGCAAGGACCACGACAGGTAGCCGACATTCCTGAGAAAGAGGGTGCACCAAGCAGTCGTCAATGTGGACGAAGAAGGAACTGAGGCGGCCACGATCATATTTGGATCATACAATGTGCTGGGAAGACACCAAGCAATGAGTTCGTCTCCGACCATCCCTTCACTTTCTTCATGATGGAGTTGAGGGTGCTTGTGTTTGCCAGCAGGATCGAGATTTTAGAAACTTCAGGCATTGGCTATCTGCTTCTTTTACTTTTGCATCTAGCTGTCTCGATGTTTTCAGAACAATCAAGCAAAACCAGAATGCAAATATTTCAGTTCCATGTATTTTTACAATCAATCGTGGGATatggtactccctccgtaaagaaatataagagcgtttagataactactactccctccgtcccgaaaAACATGTCGTGGGCGTAGTTCATTGgtaattttgcaaaaaaaacctCGTGGTTTCAAAAGCATTTCAAACAAGTCCCTCCGCCCCGTCTTCTTCCTTTGCCCGTCGCCTGCCCATCGCCAGGGGCCGGCGCCGCCCAGCTGCGTGATTCGCCAGGGGCCGGCGAGCCTAGCTGAGCTCCTCCTCCGTAGCCAAGTACCTGCTCTCGCCGCCTTCGCCAATTACCTCCTCTGCCGCCGCAGCCCAGACCTGCGCCGCCGTGGTCTCCTCCCGCTGCCTGCGGGCTTCGCCGGAATCTCCTGCCACGTCTTCCTCGAGGCCGCGCGCTTCCCTCCTGGAGCCCCCGCGCATCCTCCTCAAGCTCGTGTGTGTCCACCCTCGTGCTCCCGCGCATCCTCCTGGAGCTCCCGCGTGTGCGCCGTCGCGATCCCCTACTGGCGTCGCCGGAGCTTGCCTCCACAATCCGGTGGACCAGGAGCTCGCCGGTGGAGATCTGCTcgtgctgctactgctgctcctTCTCCCCCGCCCGTGCTGCTGCTCCTCCTCTGACCCTGCTCGTGCTGCTTCTCCTCTGATCCTGCCCGTGCTGCTATTGCTGCTACTCCTCTGCACTCTGTAGAAGGTACAGTACTTACTCATCAGAGTAGTGTTGATTTACTATTACTGAtcagaaaattaaataaagcatgATTAATTCAGAGATCAGATGATGCTAATTCAGATGATGCCAATTCAGAGTGAAACTGTAAAATTCAGAGGATGCAAATTGTTGTAGCACTAGCAGCATTCATAAAACAGTCCAGGTTAAAACTTTGTAGCACTAGCAAATTCAGTTGATGCCAATTCAGGTTTGTAGCACTAGCAGCATTCATAAATCAGTCCAGGTTAAAACTTTGTAGCACTAGCAAATTCAGATGATGTCAATTCAGGTTTGTAGCACTAGCAGCATTCATAAAACAGTAGCCTCATTCCGTACATGTGAACCATGTTAAAATTTTCAAAATTGTCCAGTATCACCCGGTTAGCTGGTTAAAACCATCATCAGGTTTTGGACAACCATGGGACAAAGAGACAACTGGATTTGCGGTGCCATTGGGTACAAGGGCAGTTTGTTGAGGTGCCCGCGGAGTCGCCGATGCTCCGAGCAAGTCATCCAGCGGCTGAAAAGAAAGTACACACACTTATTAATTACTGTAATCGTAGCTGCTCGGGTGTTCGAGTAAATGGGTAGTATGGTTTTGTGCAGAGCAACTGTTGCCAGCCACAAGAAGAAGCCAATTAGACAAACTTCCATAGCTTATGATGTTGCTCTGTTTAACTGAAGCACTAAACTGACTAGAACTGCAGTACTAGCTTTGAGTGAAAAGAGAACAGTGGAGGTCATATATTATGTCAACAAAATAAATACAGAGGAGGTCGTACTGGGTGCCTAAATGAGCATTTAGCATTCGCACTGTTGCCATTGAACCAATACCAGCAACCCCTAAGGGTCTCCTTGTCACTACTGTTTTATTCATTACGATTCATGTTATCAAAAGTAAATACCAGTTTCATAGTGAATGCTAGCTCCAAAGTAACCAAGGCAATTAAGTTTAACTcttaaaataccctactgatgtCTATTTCTCACTACCAAGCTCTACTTAGGAAAACAATAAAAGCATAACAAGCCAAGTCAATAAAAGGGCAAAAATAACCGTGAATCTGCAAGTTGGAAGCCATGGCCTTGCAATTGCCATCAAGCAAGTGGATGAAGTGGCTTGCCCTGTTTTAAATGGAGGGTCACAAAACTCCTGGTCTTCACCTCCTGAATTATTTCTCTCTAGAAATAATTTTTCAAAGGATTTTCAataaagagaaaaataacaaaacTCTATCTAGAACATCTAGGTAGGTCAAATAAAACCCAAACTTGGAAAttaaataaaaataataatgcaaaaagaatcaattgaTTTGGACTTATAGTTTAGGAGATATTCATGGTCAAGGTTGGGATTCTCACTGTAAGTTGGTTATCTTGGTTTGCATGTACTCCTCATTAGGAACATGAGGAGTACTTGACCAAGAGCTACTGCTGGTGGTTATTAGGAACATGGAGTACATGTATGGAAATGAATCATTTATGGAGTACTATGAAAACATGTTTTGTTGCAAATCTGAAGAAAAATGATGTTGTTGATCTTAGAATACTCTTTTTGTGTGTGTATATTCTTGTTATGGTACCATGGTGTACTCATCTTTTGTCATTGATGGCAGGAACACATGAATATGGATTTGAACTTGATGCCTCAAGAGGAAGAACATGAAACCATTGATTTGAACTTGATGCCTCAAGAGGAAGACGATGAAGGTATTAATTTGAATTGGATCCCTGAAAAGGAGGAACCTCAAGTGGCAGAGAATGTAGCTATGGATTTGAACTTGATGCCTCAAGAGGAAGACGATGAAGATATGAATTGGATGCCTCAAGAAGATAAAGGGAAAGAGGATGAAGCTCAAGAGGAAGAGGATGAAGTTATGAATTGGATACttcaagagaagagaagagaattGTCAGATGAggagatgaaggaaatatgccctagaggcaataataaagttattatttatttccttatttcatgataaatgtttattattcatgctagaattgtattaatcggaaacataatacatgtgtgaatacatagacaaacagagtgtcactagtatgcctctacttgactagctcgttaatcaaagatggttatgtttcctaaccatgaacaatgagttgttatttgattaacgaggtcacatcattagttgaatgatctgattgacatgacccattccattagcttagcacccgatcgtttagtatgttgctattgcttttcttcatgacttatacatgttcctatgactatgagattatgcaactcccgtttgccggaggaacactttgggtgctaccaaacgtcacaacgtaactgggtgattataaaggagcattacaggtgtctccaaaggtagatgttgggttggcgtatttcgagattaggatttgtcactccgattgtcggagaggtatctctgggccctctcggtaatacacatcacataagccttgcaagcattacaactaatatggtagttgtgagatgatgtattacggaacgagtaaagagacttgccagtaacgagattgaactaggtattggataccgacgatcgaacctcgggcaagtaacataccgatgacaaagggaacaaccgtatgttgttatgcggtctgaccgataaagatc containing:
- the LOC125516753 gene encoding pentatricopeptide repeat-containing protein At4g14850 codes for the protein MRAGAAMSADPQLLAAAVEAAIASRSPRLGRAAHARALRLLSPGIPPFICAHLVNLYSKLDLPAAAASALASDPSPTVVSFTAFISGAAQHARPLHALSAFAAMLRLGLRPNDFTFPSAFKAAASAPPRSAAGPQIHALAIRFGYLPADAFVSCAALDMYFKTGRLGLARRLFEEMPNRNVVAWNAVMTNAVLAGRPLETVQAYFGLREAGGMPNVVSVCAFFNACAGAMLLLPGAQFHGFVVKCGFDMDVSVSNAMVDFYGKCRCAEKAKMVFDAMRVRNSVSWCSMVVAYAQNGAEEDAFAVYLGARRAGEEPTDFMVSSVLTTCAGLLGLDLGRALHAVAVRSCIDANIFVASALVDMYGKCGGVEDAHHVFVDMPQRNLVTWNAMIGGHANIGDAINALAVFSDMIASGETAPNYITLVNVITACSRGGLTKEGYELFETMRERFGIEPRTEHYACVVDLLGRAGMEEQAYEIIQRMPMRPSISLWGALLGACKMHGKTELGRIAAEKLFELDPQDSGNHVLLSNMLASAGRWAEATYVRKEMKDVGIKKDPGCSWITWKNGVHVFHAKDTKHEMNSEIRALLAKLKKQMQASGYMPDTQYSLYDLEEEEKESEVFQHSEKLALAYGLIHIPPGVPIRITKNLRICVDCHRAFKFISGIVDREIIVRDNNRFHHFKQYECSCKDYW